The Medicago truncatula cultivar Jemalong A17 chromosome 4, MtrunA17r5.0-ANR, whole genome shotgun sequence genome includes a region encoding these proteins:
- the LOC25491178 gene encoding uncharacterized protein, producing the protein MLYSMDKKRGASGVVLVLLVLVFLSFSIANVNGDSVNDEDQSKKSAFWVWQRLRSAYSMYSSVFPTSIGQYWHMVKAIVNHTYTYFFPPNIDFRRGEEGEAVVDNNGAGDKVKEALAKSLGTSKATLEDAAKSAADKVKRSLSDDDDREKKHPKEL; encoded by the exons ATGCTGTACTCTATGGATAAAAAGCGTGGTGCAAGCGGTGTGGTTTTGGTGTTGTTGGTGTTAGTATTCTTGAGCTTCTCTATAGCTAATGTGAATGGAGATTCGGTTAATGATGAAGATCAGAGCAAGAAATCAGCTTTTTGGGTGTGGCAGAGACTAAGAAGTGCATATTCTATGTATTCATCAGTTTTCCCTACAAGTATTGGACAATATTGGCACATGGTTAAGGCCATTGTCAATCACACTTATACTTATTTCTTCCCTCCAAATATAGA ttttAGGAGAGGAGAAGAGGGTGAAGCAGTGGTAGATAACAATGGAGCAGGGGATAAGGTGAAAGAAGCTTTAGCCAAAAGCCTAGGAACAAGTAAAGCAACGTTAGAGGATGCTGCAAAATCAGCAGCAGATAAGGTCAAGAGGAGTTtgtctgatgatgatgatagggAAAAGAAACATCCGAAAGAGCTCTAA
- the LOC25491179 gene encoding uncharacterized membrane protein At1g16860, whose amino-acid sequence MGSRFPSHQLSNGLYVSGRPEQPKERTPTMSSVAMPYTGGDIKKSGELGKMFDIPMDGSKSRKSGPLNNAPSRTGSFAGAASHSGPIMQNAAARSAYVTSGNLSAAGMSTSASMKRTNSGPLNKHGEPVKKSSGPQSGGGTRQNSGPIPPVLPTTGLITSGPLNSSGAPRKVSGPLESLGSMKLNSASVVHNPAVTTLSVDDEYSFRKNFPKPILWSVILIFVMGFIAGGFILGAVHNAILLIVVVILFAAVAALFTWNSCRGRKAIVGFISQYPDAELRTAKNGQFVKVSGVVTCGNVPLESSFQKVPRCVYTSTSLYEYRGWDSKAANSKHRRFTWGLRSTERHVVDFYISDFQSGLRALVKTGFGARVTPYVDDSVVIDVNPENKDMSPDFLRWLGKRNLSSDDRIMQLKEGYIKEGSTVSVMGVVHRNDNVLMIVPPPEPLTTGCQWAKCIFPASLEGIVLRCEDTSKIDVIPV is encoded by the exons ATGGGTTCGAGGTTCCCATCTCATCAGCTAAGCAATGGCCTGTATGTATCGGGCCGTCCTGAACAGCCGAAAGAAAGGACTCCAACAATGAGCTCAGTTGCTATGCCTTATACCGGCGGTGACATCAAGAAGTCAGGAGAATTAGGGAAAATGTTTGATATCCCTATGGATGGTTCCAAATCTAGAAAATCTGGTCCATTAAATAACGCTCCTTCAAGGACTGGATCGTTTGCTGGCGCTGCTTCGCACTCTGGACCTATTATGCAAAATGCAGCAGCTCGTTCGGCGTATGTCACGTCAGGTAATCTATCTGCTGCAGGCATGTCTACTTCAGCCTCAATGAAAAGGACAAACTCAGGTCCGTTGAATAAACATGGGGAACCGGTTAAGAAGTCCTCTGGTCCTCAATCAGGTGGTGGCACACGCCAAAACTCGGGTCCAATACCTCCAGTTCTTCCAACAACTGGTTTGATTACATCTGGCCCGCTGAATTCCTCTGGGGCTCCAAGGAAGGTTTCTGGTCCATTAGAGTCCTTAGGGTCAATGAAATTAAATAGTGCTTCTGTTGTTCATAATCCAGCTGTGACTACTCTCAGTGTGGATGATGAATATTCCTTCAGGAAGAACTTCCCAAAGCCAATATTGTGGTCTGTGATTCTGATTTTTGTTATGGGATTCATTGCTGGAGGTTTTATTCTTGGAGCTGTCCACAATGCCATACTCCTTATTGTTGTAGTAATTCTTTTTGCTGCGGTAGCGGCATTATTCACTTGGAATAGTTGTCGTGGAAGGAAAGCTATTGTTGGTTTCATTTCTCAATATCCCGATGCAGAGCTGAGGACAGCCAAGAATGGACAGTTTGTGAAAGTTTCTGGg GTGGTAACATGCGGCAATGTTCCATTAGAGTCCTCCTTTCAAAAAGTTCCAAGATGTGTATATACATCCACTAGCTTGTATGAATATAGAGGATGGGATTCAAAAGCAGCTAACTCTAAACATCGCCGTTTTACCTGGGGACTTCGTTCAACTGAG AGGCATGTGGTTGATTTTTACATCTCTGACTTCCAATCTGGATTGAGAGCTTTGGTTAAAACAGGGTTTGGTGCAAGGGTGACTCCTTATGTTGATGATTCCGTTGTAATTGATGTTAATCCGGAGAATAAAGACATGTCCCCCGATTTCCTTCGATGGTTAGGGAAGAGAAACCTTTCTAGTGATGATCGTATCATGCAGTTAAAAGAAGG GTACATAAAAGAAGGTAGCACGGTTAGTGTAATGGGAGTTGTTCATAGAAATGACAATGTACTTATGATTGTGCCTCCGCCTGAGCCTTTGACGACCGGATGCCAATGGGCGAAATGTATTTTTCCAGCCAGCCTTGAAGGTATTGTTTTGAGATGCGAAGATACATCAAAGATTGATGTGATTCCAGTGTAG
- the LOC25491180 gene encoding ylmG homolog protein 1-2, chloroplastic has protein sequence MASMAAAAATMGLGLGMGGMTVTSHFSPSSRLLSFQPNNLINPQHKRRTTCSISINHKTNTLINNESNNVLLSGSTRTVTTLFATALLCVKAFVNILPPPDLCASIATSSASLCFAVMKNTRSGTVNTPLTVVAAGLKKWLDIYSGVLLVRVLLSWFPNIPWERQPLSAIRDLCDPYLSLFRNIVPPVFDTLDISPLLAFAVLGSLAGLLTVSV, from the coding sequence ATGGCGTCAAtggcagcagcagcagcaacgaTGGGTTTAGGTTTGGGTATGGGGGGTATGACTGTAACTTCCCATTTCTCACCTTCATCTCGTCTTCTCTCTTTCCAACCTAATAATCTAATCAACCCTCAACACAAACGCCGAACAACATGTTCTATTTCAATCAACCACAAAACCAACACCCTCATCAACAATGAAAGCAACAACGTTCTTCTCTCTGGTTCCACTCGAACAGTTACAACCCTATTCGCCACCGCGCTTTTATGTGTCAAAGCATTCGTCAACATTCTTCCACCACCAGACCTATGTGCATCAATTGCAACATCATCAGCGTCGCTTTGTTTCGCTGTCATGAAAAATACTAGGTCGGGGACGGTGAACACGCCGTTGACGGTTGTAGCGGCGGGGTTGAAGAAATGGTTGGATATTTACAGTGGTGTGTTGTTGGTTAGGGTTTTGTTGAGTTGGTTTCCGAACATTCCATGGGAAAGACAACCATTGTCTGCAATTAGGGATCTTTGTGATCCTTATCTAAGTTTGTTTAGGAATATTGTTCCACCTGTTTTTGATACTCTTGATATTAGTCCTCTTCTTGCTTTTGCTGTTTTGGGTTCTCTTGCTGGTCTCCTCACTGTTTCTGTTTAG